The Paracoccus liaowanqingii genome window below encodes:
- a CDS encoding molybdopterin guanine dinucleotide synthesis, with translation MPRFDRILILDWSAAGLPVRGANSIWLGDDRGMLANPATRAQAAALLDAAVAQARDAGTRLLIGADFAFGHPSGLALRITGRPEALALWDHLEAHHHDDDANRSSYRAVASGMNATLGTPVFWGDGRRTATPGLPRLKPPPHPTLAPHRATEAPSPGGPRPKSPFQLAGAGAVGAQSLTGIPRLNRLRRQPGVAVWPFQPCHDAMVVLAEVYPSMIAPEVRAARGYPCLDAAQVGLLARSLRHLDGRDALAAMMAPDPRIADLASEGQILGFGHAPALRAAARAVLPPP, from the coding sequence TTGCCGCGCTTTGACCGCATCCTGATCCTCGATTGGTCAGCGGCGGGCCTTCCCGTGCGCGGGGCCAATTCCATCTGGCTGGGGGACGACCGGGGGATGCTGGCCAATCCCGCCACCCGCGCGCAGGCGGCCGCTCTGCTGGACGCGGCCGTGGCGCAGGCGCGCGACGCGGGAACACGTCTGCTGATCGGCGCGGATTTCGCCTTCGGCCACCCCTCGGGGCTGGCCCTGCGGATCACCGGGCGGCCCGAGGCGCTGGCGCTCTGGGATCATCTGGAGGCGCACCATCACGACGACGACGCCAACCGCAGCAGCTATCGCGCCGTGGCGTCCGGGATGAACGCGACGCTCGGCACGCCGGTCTTCTGGGGCGATGGGCGCAGGACGGCGACCCCCGGCCTGCCGCGCCTGAAGCCGCCGCCCCATCCGACCCTCGCCCCGCATCGCGCGACCGAGGCGCCTTCGCCCGGCGGGCCGCGCCCCAAATCGCCCTTCCAGCTGGCAGGCGCGGGCGCGGTCGGCGCGCAAAGCCTGACCGGCATCCCGCGCCTGAACCGCCTGCGCCGGCAGCCGGGGGTGGCGGTCTGGCCCTTCCAGCCGTGCCACGACGCCATGGTGGTGCTGGCCGAGGTCTATCCCTCGATGATCGCGCCCGAGGTCCGGGCGGCGCGCGGCTATCCCTGCCTCGATGCGGCGCAGGTGGGCCTTCTGGCCCGCAGCCTGCGCCATCTGGACGGTCGCGACGCGCTGGCGGCGATGATGGCCCCCGACCCGCGCATCGCCGACCTGGCGTCCGAGGGGCAGATCCTGGGCTTCGGCCACGCCCCCGCCCTGCGCGCCGCCGCCCGGGCGGTCCTGCCCCCGCCCTGA
- a CDS encoding energy transducer TonB family protein has product MISLRTLETAGFFTIAAALHVSAAAIMLPDRLERGAAAEAPPAALSAGGEEIRSMVEAWEAPPETRTAPEIAAPQPAPEPEPAPQPAAPEPVSRQVAAAPLAPPDPTPAQPNLPPPPEPVAPEPIDPAQLDLPDLQQLTPPVIELASPLALEASSRPDRRPARQPRPEPEPEPEPRRAAAPSPQPAPQTAAQAQPAQRAGEGGRSQNSRAGGGGGGVSAETRASAMAQWTAQIATCIGRQFSRVSGARGGRIVVNISMNRNGRVQGATLVSGTGDARIDGQVVRTAQRLRACPAAPAAVTDQSHTFTTPFTLG; this is encoded by the coding sequence ATGATCTCTCTCCGCACGCTGGAGACCGCGGGTTTCTTCACCATCGCCGCCGCGCTGCACGTCTCGGCGGCGGCCATCATGCTGCCCGACCGGCTGGAGCGCGGCGCCGCCGCCGAGGCCCCGCCCGCCGCGCTTTCGGCGGGGGGCGAGGAGATCCGGTCGATGGTCGAGGCCTGGGAGGCGCCGCCCGAGACCCGGACCGCCCCCGAGATCGCCGCGCCGCAGCCCGCCCCCGAGCCCGAACCGGCCCCGCAGCCCGCTGCCCCGGAACCCGTGTCCCGGCAGGTCGCCGCGGCCCCGCTGGCGCCGCCCGATCCGACGCCCGCGCAGCCCAACCTGCCGCCGCCCCCCGAACCCGTGGCCCCCGAGCCCATCGACCCTGCCCAGCTGGACCTGCCCGACCTGCAGCAGCTGACCCCGCCCGTGATCGAGCTGGCCTCGCCCCTGGCGCTGGAGGCGTCGTCCCGCCCCGACCGGCGCCCCGCGCGCCAGCCCCGACCCGAGCCCGAGCCCGAGCCCGAACCCCGCCGCGCCGCCGCGCCCTCCCCGCAGCCGGCGCCGCAGACCGCCGCGCAGGCCCAGCCCGCCCAACGCGCGGGCGAGGGTGGCCGGTCGCAGAACAGCCGCGCGGGCGGCGGCGGGGGCGGGGTCAGCGCCGAGACGCGGGCCAGCGCGATGGCGCAATGGACAGCCCAGATCGCCACCTGCATCGGGCGGCAGTTCTCGCGCGTCAGCGGCGCCCGCGGAGGCCGGATCGTGGTGAACATCTCCATGAACCGGAACGGCCGCGTGCAGGGCGCCACGCTGGTCTCGGGCACCGGGGATGCCCGGATCGACGGGCAGGTGGTCCGCACCGCGCAGCGCCTGCGCGCCTGCCCCGCCGCCCCCGCCGCCGTGACCGACCAGAGCCACACCTTCACCACGCCCTTCACCCTGGGCTAG
- a CDS encoding MotA/TolQ/ExbB proton channel family protein: MTDLATSLAALPLFGLIRDGGWTMWLIAALSVITLAVVLWKLWSLWRLGVWGGSHSRAALVLWAQGRPREAMDQVRGRPSARARVAQAAIGTSLDPRFDEAAAREETARVARQALFRSRAGLRALELIATIAPLLGLLGTVLGMIAAFQVLQSSGNQADPSDLAGGIWVALLTTAAGMAVAIPAGVALSWFESVSDRLQSDLEDLATRVFVARDAPAAPPARSRLEAAE, translated from the coding sequence ATGACCGATCTTGCGACCTCCCTGGCGGCGCTGCCGCTGTTCGGACTGATCCGCGACGGGGGCTGGACCATGTGGCTGATCGCGGCCCTGTCGGTCATCACCCTGGCGGTCGTGCTGTGGAAGCTGTGGTCGCTGTGGCGCCTGGGGGTCTGGGGCGGCAGCCATTCGCGCGCCGCCCTGGTCCTGTGGGCGCAGGGCCGCCCGCGCGAGGCGATGGACCAGGTGCGCGGGCGCCCCTCGGCCCGGGCGCGGGTGGCGCAGGCGGCCATCGGCACCTCGCTGGACCCGCGCTTCGACGAGGCCGCCGCCCGCGAGGAGACCGCCCGCGTCGCCCGCCAGGCACTGTTCCGGTCCCGCGCCGGCCTGCGCGCGCTGGAGCTGATCGCCACCATCGCGCCGCTTCTGGGCCTGCTGGGCACGGTCCTGGGCATGATCGCGGCCTTCCAGGTGCTGCAGAGCTCGGGCAACCAGGCCGACCCGTCCGATCTGGCGGGCGGCATCTGGGTGGCGCTGCTGACCACCGCCGCCGGCATGGCGGTGGCGATCCCGGCGGGCGTGGCCCTGTCCTGGTTCGAAAGCGTCAGCGACCGCCTGCAGTCGGATCTGGAGGATCTGGCGACCCGCGTCTTCGTCGCCCGCGACGCGCCCGCCGCCCCCCCGGCGCGCAGCCGGCTCGAGGCGGCGGAATGA
- the cobA gene encoding uroporphyrinogen-III C-methyltransferase, which translates to MPDPDFPPGFVSLVSAGPGDPELLTLKAARRLSQADVVLFDDLASGPVLDHAGPQAELIAVGKRAGRPSARQEAVNALIVSHAQAGRRVVRLKSGDSGIFGRLEEELTALTQAGIPFEIVPGVTSASAAAAAMGIPLTRRLTARRVQFITGADVTGQLPGDINWAALADPSVTTVVFMGQRSFPLLAQGLIAHGLPGDTPAMFAEAVGHPGQRLLRSTVADLARLLQDQGPASQPGLILYGPLAFPPQTA; encoded by the coding sequence ATGCCCGATCCCGACTTCCCGCCCGGCTTCGTCTCGCTCGTCTCGGCCGGTCCCGGCGATCCCGAGCTGTTGACGCTCAAGGCCGCGCGGCGCCTGTCGCAGGCCGACGTGGTGCTGTTCGACGACCTGGCCTCGGGGCCGGTCCTCGACCATGCCGGGCCGCAGGCCGAGCTGATCGCGGTGGGCAAGCGCGCCGGCCGCCCCTCGGCCCGGCAAGAGGCGGTGAACGCGCTGATCGTCAGCCATGCGCAGGCGGGCCGCCGCGTCGTGCGGCTGAAATCCGGCGATTCCGGCATCTTCGGACGGCTGGAGGAGGAGCTGACCGCCCTGACCCAGGCCGGCATCCCCTTCGAGATCGTGCCCGGCGTCACCTCGGCCAGCGCGGCGGCGGCGGCCATGGGCATTCCCCTGACCCGGCGCCTGACCGCGCGGCGGGTGCAGTTCATCACCGGCGCCGACGTGACGGGCCAGCTGCCCGGCGACATCAACTGGGCGGCGCTGGCCGACCCGTCGGTGACCACGGTGGTCTTCATGGGCCAGCGCAGCTTTCCGCTGCTGGCGCAGGGGCTGATCGCCCACGGCCTGCCGGGCGACACGCCCGCGATGTTCGCCGAGGCCGTGGGCCATCCCGGCCAGCGCCTGCTGCGCAGCACGGTCGCGGATCTGGCCCGCCTGCTGCAGGACCAAGGCCCGGCCAGCCAGCCGGGGCTGATCCTCTACGGGCCGCTGGCCTTCCCGCCGCAGACGGCCTGA
- a CDS encoding iron chelate uptake ABC transporter family permease subunit, translated as MALLLALLAAVWMLQGLGPGNRGFILGLRATKLAALVTVAVAVGVSTILFQTVAANRVLTPSIMGFDALYVLLQTALVITLGGAGLVGLPPGAKFLAEIAVMSALAATLFGTLLLRGARDVPRMILTGVILGVLFRSVSGFLGRIMDPNEFAVVQAVSFASFNRVDATLLPLAMAVTALAVALAWRMSARLDVLALGRDPAVSLGLAHRGVTLSVLALVAVLVSVSTALVGPVAFFGLIVAGLAHGLMRTAAHAVLLPAAGLSAAILLVGGQWLFERQLGQAATLSVVVEFAGGLFFLYLLLKGRIR; from the coding sequence ATGGCGCTGCTGCTGGCGCTGCTGGCGGCGGTCTGGATGCTGCAGGGCCTGGGGCCGGGCAATCGCGGCTTCATCCTGGGGCTGCGCGCCACCAAGCTGGCGGCGCTGGTCACCGTGGCGGTGGCGGTGGGCGTCTCGACCATCCTCTTCCAGACGGTGGCGGCGAACCGGGTGCTGACGCCCTCGATCATGGGCTTCGACGCGCTTTATGTCCTGCTGCAGACGGCGCTGGTCATCACCCTGGGCGGCGCGGGGCTGGTGGGCCTGCCCCCCGGCGCCAAGTTCCTGGCCGAGATCGCGGTCATGTCCGCGCTGGCCGCGACGCTGTTCGGCACGCTGCTGCTGCGCGGCGCGCGCGACGTGCCGCGCATGATCCTGACCGGGGTGATCCTGGGCGTGCTGTTCCGGTCGGTCTCGGGCTTCCTGGGGCGGATCATGGATCCCAACGAATTCGCCGTGGTGCAGGCGGTCAGCTTCGCCAGCTTCAACCGGGTGGACGCGACGCTGCTGCCCTTGGCGATGGCGGTGACCGCGCTGGCCGTGGCACTGGCCTGGCGGATGTCGGCGCGGCTGGACGTGCTGGCCTTGGGGCGCGATCCGGCGGTGTCCCTGGGGCTGGCCCATCGCGGCGTGACGCTTTCGGTGCTGGCGCTGGTCGCGGTGCTGGTCTCGGTCTCGACCGCGCTGGTGGGGCCGGTGGCCTTCTTCGGGCTGATCGTGGCGGGGCTGGCGCATGGGCTGATGCGGACCGCCGCGCATGCGGTGCTGCTGCCCGCCGCCGGGCTGTCGGCGGCGATCCTGCTGGTCGGCGGCCAGTGGCTGTTCGAGCGCCAACTGGGCCAGGCCGCCACCCTGTCCGTGGTGGTCGAGTTCGCGGGCGGGCTGTTCTTTTTGTATCTGCTGCTGAAGGGACGCATCCGATGA
- a CDS encoding iron ABC transporter ATP-binding protein encodes MIQIDQVSHQIGGTPILHDISTRLPQGRLTALIGPNGAGKSTLLRLIGRLEPLQAGAITVAGHDVATTPTDRLARVMAILGQQTAIASRLRLSELVAFGRWPHHKGRPGPADRARVAEALEAFALAPLAHRFLDEVSGGQAQRGHIAMAFAQDTDWMLLDEPLNNLDMAHARALMGRLRALVDHEGRSVAMVVHEINYAAAWADHVIAMKDGRVIAEGPAAEVLTEARLSDLYDAPIRVGQHLGRPLVLHHV; translated from the coding sequence ATGATCCAGATCGACCAGGTCAGCCACCAGATCGGCGGCACGCCGATCCTGCACGACATCTCGACAAGGCTGCCCCAAGGGCGGCTGACCGCGCTAATCGGGCCCAATGGCGCGGGCAAGTCGACCCTGCTGCGCCTGATCGGGCGGCTGGAGCCCCTGCAGGCGGGCGCCATCACCGTGGCGGGCCATGATGTCGCCACCACCCCCACCGACCGGCTTGCCCGGGTCATGGCCATCCTGGGCCAGCAGACCGCCATCGCCAGCCGCCTGCGCCTGTCGGAGCTGGTGGCCTTCGGCCGCTGGCCCCATCACAAGGGCCGCCCCGGCCCCGCCGACCGCGCCCGCGTGGCCGAGGCCCTGGAGGCCTTTGCGCTGGCACCGCTGGCGCATCGCTTCCTGGACGAGGTCTCGGGCGGGCAGGCGCAGCGCGGCCATATCGCCATGGCCTTCGCGCAGGACACCGACTGGATGCTGCTGGACGAGCCGCTGAACAACCTGGACATGGCCCATGCCCGTGCCCTGATGGGTCGGCTGCGCGCGCTGGTCGACCACGAAGGCCGCAGCGTCGCCATGGTCGTCCACGAGATCAACTATGCCGCGGCCTGGGCCGATCACGTGATCGCCATGAAGGACGGGCGCGTGATCGCCGAAGGCCCGGCGGCGGAGGTGCTGACCGAGGCGCGGCTGTCGGATCTGTATGATGCGCCGATCCGGGTGGGGCAGCATCTGGGCCGGCCCCTGGTCCTGCATCACGTATGA
- a CDS encoding TspO/MBR family protein — MSNATLARMVLLAALAFAASPLIFPGFAGYDAGRFPIPQVDPPVQPAGWAFSIWGIIYLWLILGAGFGLWRRRDDADWRPMRAPLLASLALGFAWLPVAQHLPGLATLMILAMLGGAILALLRAGRRDPGWQAGPVALYAGWLTAASGVSAGIWLGGHGWLSPIAAAILALLAVTALALTVQTRRPGAWAYPVAVIWALTGIVVANATSGADGRWPVIATAALAAAVLFCRIWTNRPAADDPHARRTDRPGKDRP, encoded by the coding sequence ATGTCGAACGCGACCCTGGCCCGGATGGTGCTGCTGGCGGCGCTGGCCTTTGCGGCATCCCCGCTGATCTTTCCGGGTTTCGCGGGCTATGACGCGGGGCGGTTCCCGATCCCGCAGGTCGATCCGCCGGTCCAGCCTGCGGGCTGGGCCTTCTCGATCTGGGGGATCATCTATCTGTGGCTGATCCTGGGCGCGGGCTTCGGCCTGTGGCGGCGTCGCGACGATGCGGACTGGCGCCCGATGCGTGCCCCCCTGCTGGCCAGCCTGGCGCTAGGCTTTGCTTGGCTGCCGGTGGCGCAGCACCTGCCGGGGCTGGCGACCCTGATGATCCTGGCGATGCTGGGAGGGGCGATCCTGGCGTTGCTGCGCGCGGGGCGGCGCGATCCGGGCTGGCAGGCGGGGCCGGTGGCGCTGTACGCGGGATGGCTGACGGCGGCCTCGGGCGTGTCGGCGGGGATCTGGCTGGGCGGGCATGGCTGGCTGTCGCCCATCGCCGCCGCGATCCTGGCGCTGCTGGCCGTGACCGCGCTGGCGCTGACCGTCCAGACGCGCCGGCCCGGCGCATGGGCCTATCCCGTAGCCGTCATCTGGGCGCTGACGGGCATCGTCGTCGCCAACGCCACGTCAGGCGCCGACGGGCGCTGGCCGGTCATCGCCACGGCGGCGCTGGCGGCGGCTGTGCTGTTCTGCCGCATCTGGACGAATCGCCCCGCAGCCGATGATCCGCACGCCCGCCGCACCGACCGCCCCGGAAAGGACCGCCCATGA
- a CDS encoding ExbD/TolR family protein, with protein sequence MTGPAAFDLGPRRHPRRMSLTPMIDVVFLLLIFFMLASRFGTDAVLPISGGAEGAGSDWQGAPRLVDVLPGGLQVNGVPTDPGTLVAGVAALLPDPGAAVILRPRDGADLQRLVAVMDLLRDGGIPNLILVE encoded by the coding sequence ATGACCGGCCCGGCGGCCTTCGACCTGGGGCCCCGGCGGCATCCGCGCCGGATGTCGCTGACGCCGATGATCGACGTGGTCTTCCTGCTGCTGATCTTCTTCATGCTGGCCTCGCGCTTCGGCACCGACGCGGTGCTGCCCATCTCGGGCGGGGCCGAGGGGGCGGGCAGCGACTGGCAGGGCGCGCCGCGGCTGGTCGACGTGCTGCCCGGCGGGCTGCAAGTGAACGGCGTCCCGACCGATCCCGGCACGCTGGTCGCGGGCGTCGCGGCGCTGCTGCCCGATCCCGGCGCGGCGGTGATCCTGCGCCCGCGCGACGGCGCCGACCTGCAGCGGCTGGTCGCCGTCATGGACCTGCTGCGCGACGGCGGCATCCCGAACCTCATCCTGGTCGAATAG
- a CDS encoding cryptochrome/photolyase family protein translates to MGSRLIVRRGDPAEVLEALARQTGATVIHATTGFPFAPDDGLEAAAERGGARLELHPLADLVPRGSVLTGSGGVYKVFSPFWKAVRQVQIAPPLAVPKLTAPEDWPDSDGTDWPEARAAMVRGWDVLARHTRPGEDEAHARLEEFLEGPLPDYKADRNLPWRPRATSGLADALASGEISARRIWARVQPDYQQGAAGSEHFLSELCWREFARELMAESPDLDRTCWREEWNRFPWRGDNDDAEAWRRGRTGVPMVDAGMREMFVTGQMHNRVRMITGSYLTKHLLTDWKVGLDWFGHCLSDWDAASNAMNWQWVAGCGPDAAPYFRVFNPETQAEKFDAEAQYRRYWLDPEAEGARAFAEAAPKAWKIDLHDRPKPALSLAEGRDRALDAYQGLKS, encoded by the coding sequence TTGGGCAGCCGCCTGATCGTGCGGCGCGGCGATCCCGCCGAGGTGCTGGAGGCGCTGGCCCGCCAGACCGGCGCCACTGTCATTCACGCCACGACCGGATTTCCCTTCGCCCCAGATGACGGGCTGGAGGCGGCGGCCGAGCGCGGCGGTGCCCGGCTGGAGCTGCATCCGCTGGCCGACCTGGTGCCGCGCGGATCCGTGCTGACCGGGTCGGGCGGGGTCTACAAGGTCTTCTCGCCCTTCTGGAAGGCCGTGCGGCAGGTCCAGATCGCGCCGCCGCTGGCGGTTCCCAAGCTGACCGCGCCCGAGGACTGGCCCGACAGCGACGGGACCGACTGGCCCGAGGCCCGCGCCGCGATGGTGCGGGGCTGGGACGTGCTGGCCCGCCACACCCGCCCCGGCGAGGACGAGGCCCATGCCCGGCTGGAGGAGTTCCTTGAAGGCCCGCTGCCCGACTACAAGGCGGACCGCAACCTGCCGTGGCGGCCCCGCGCGACCTCGGGTCTGGCCGATGCGCTGGCTTCGGGCGAAATCAGCGCGCGGCGCATCTGGGCGCGGGTGCAGCCCGATTACCAGCAGGGCGCGGCGGGGTCCGAGCATTTCCTGTCCGAGCTGTGCTGGCGCGAGTTCGCGCGCGAGCTGATGGCCGAATCCCCCGACCTGGACCGGACCTGCTGGCGCGAGGAGTGGAACCGCTTTCCCTGGCGGGGCGACAACGACGATGCCGAGGCCTGGCGGCGCGGCCGGACCGGCGTGCCGATGGTGGATGCGGGCATGCGCGAGATGTTCGTCACCGGCCAGATGCACAACCGGGTGCGGATGATCACCGGCAGCTACCTGACCAAGCATCTGCTGACCGACTGGAAGGTGGGGCTGGACTGGTTCGGCCATTGCCTGAGCGATTGGGACGCGGCCTCGAACGCGATGAACTGGCAATGGGTGGCGGGCTGCGGCCCCGATGCCGCGCCCTATTTCCGGGTCTTCAACCCCGAGACGCAGGCCGAGAAGTTCGATGCCGAGGCGCAGTACCGCCGCTATTGGCTGGACCCCGAGGCCGAGGGCGCGCGGGCCTTCGCCGAGGCCGCGCCGAAGGCGTGGAAGATCGACCTGCACGACCGCCCCAAACCCGCGCTGTCGCTGGCCGAGGGGCGCGACCGCGCGCTGGACGCCTATCAGGGGCTGAAGTCGTGA
- a CDS encoding biopolymer transporter ExbD, whose protein sequence is MPPRKPRGESIIPMINVVFLLLIFFLLTAQITQPTPFPLTPPDSRSDTAAGAPDVLYVSAQGELAWNAARGEAVWAALAAQAGTDPVEIRADAALPAAILAGHLQRLRAIAPAGAHLVVSGG, encoded by the coding sequence ATGCCCCCCCGGAAGCCGCGCGGCGAATCGATCATCCCGATGATCAACGTCGTCTTCCTGCTGCTGATCTTCTTCCTGCTGACCGCGCAGATCACGCAGCCGACGCCCTTCCCGCTGACCCCGCCCGACAGCCGGTCCGACACCGCCGCCGGGGCGCCGGACGTGCTCTATGTCTCGGCCCAGGGCGAGCTGGCGTGGAACGCGGCGCGGGGCGAGGCGGTCTGGGCGGCCCTCGCGGCGCAGGCCGGCACGGACCCGGTCGAAATCCGCGCCGATGCCGCGCTGCCCGCCGCGATCCTGGCGGGCCATCTGCAGCGGCTGCGGGCGATCGCGCCGGCAGGCGCGCATCTGGTCGTCAGCGGAGGATGA
- a CDS encoding deoxyribodipyrimidine photo-lyase, with protein sequence MTVICWFRRVLRLDDHPALVAAAEDGAVIPLVILDPAEARAHPASAERQALSLPPWRRRWSGWAAA encoded by the coding sequence ATGACGGTCATCTGCTGGTTCAGGCGGGTTCTGCGGCTGGACGACCACCCCGCGCTGGTGGCGGCGGCCGAGGACGGGGCGGTCATTCCGCTGGTGATCCTGGATCCCGCCGAGGCCCGCGCCCATCCCGCCAGCGCCGAGCGGCAGGCCCTGTCGCTGCCCCCCTGGCGGCGGCGCTGGAGCGGTTGGGCAGCCGCCTGA
- the mobA gene encoding molybdenum cofactor guanylyltransferase MobA — MTSPQPPTTTLPAMILAGGRATRMGGGDKPLLPLGGRSMLAHVLDRLRPQAGPVALNANGDPARFAAFGLPVRADSLPDHPGPLAGVLAALDWAAGIGADHVLTVAGDTPFLPPDLTLRLQAARGPRGLALAASRTPGGETREHPTVGLWPVALRDDLAATLAAGQRRMRVFTARHQPGLALWPGDPDPFANINTPDDLARAEARLAAL, encoded by the coding sequence ATGACGTCCCCCCAGCCCCCCACGACGACCCTGCCCGCGATGATCCTGGCCGGAGGCCGCGCCACCCGCATGGGCGGCGGCGACAAGCCGCTGCTGCCCTTGGGCGGGCGGTCGATGCTGGCGCATGTGCTGGACCGGCTGCGCCCGCAGGCGGGGCCGGTGGCGCTGAACGCCAACGGCGATCCGGCGCGATTCGCGGCCTTCGGCCTGCCGGTCCGGGCCGACAGCCTGCCCGATCATCCCGGCCCCCTGGCGGGCGTGCTGGCGGCGCTGGACTGGGCGGCCGGGATCGGCGCCGATCACGTGCTGACGGTGGCGGGCGACACGCCCTTCCTGCCCCCCGACCTAACCCTGCGCCTGCAGGCGGCGCGCGGGCCTCGGGGCCTGGCCCTGGCCGCCAGCCGCACGCCCGGTGGCGAGACGCGCGAGCACCCGACCGTCGGCCTCTGGCCCGTGGCGCTGCGCGACGACCTGGCCGCGACCCTGGCCGCGGGCCAGCGCCGGATGCGCGTCTTCACCGCCCGGCACCAACCCGGGCTGGCGCTGTGGCCCGGCGATCCCGATCCCTTCGCCAATATCAACACGCCCGACGACCTGGCGCGGGCCGAGGCGCGCCTTGCCGCGCTTTGA
- a CDS encoding glutathione peroxidase, whose amino-acid sequence MKRRVFLSLATAISALGLAPARAEGAPRFTFPSIDGGAYDTADWRGRPVLVVNTASLCGFSGQLRDMQALHDSHGPRGLVVLAVPSDDFNQELGSAQEVSEYCQMEYGITLPMTDILHVAKGDVHPFYAWLRQETGFVPKWNFNKVLLGPQGEVLGQWGSFTSPGARQILQAADPFLG is encoded by the coding sequence ATGAAACGCCGCGTCTTCCTGTCGCTCGCCACCGCGATCTCGGCCTTGGGACTGGCGCCCGCGCGGGCCGAAGGTGCGCCGCGCTTCACCTTCCCCTCGATCGACGGAGGCGCCTACGACACCGCCGACTGGCGCGGGCGCCCGGTGCTGGTGGTCAACACGGCGTCCCTCTGCGGCTTCTCGGGCCAGCTGCGCGACATGCAGGCGCTCCATGACAGCCACGGGCCGCGCGGGCTGGTGGTGCTGGCCGTCCCCTCGGACGACTTCAACCAGGAACTGGGCAGCGCGCAGGAGGTCAGCGAGTACTGCCAGATGGAATACGGGATCACCCTGCCGATGACCGACATCCTGCATGTCGCCAAGGGGGACGTGCATCCCTTCTATGCCTGGCTGCGGCAAGAGACGGGCTTCGTGCCCAAGTGGAACTTCAACAAGGTCCTGCTGGGCCCGCAGGGCGAGGTGCTGGGCCAGTGGGGATCCTTCACCAGCCCCGGCGCGCGCCAGATCCTGCAGGCCGCCGACCCCTTCCTGGGCTAG
- a CDS encoding SDR family NAD(P)-dependent oxidoreductase has translation MRALVLGASGGIGAALVARLQAQGAEVTALSRSRDGLDLTRADTVAGHAARLEGQAFDLIVNTTGALVIDGHGPEKSMDAVDPQAMAAQFALNAIGPALAIRHFAPLLARDRRAVMASLSARVGSIGDNDLGGWVSYRAAKAAQNQIIRTAAIEYRRRNRHAILVALHPGTVETPLTAKYAARYPTITPDRSAEALLAVIDGLTPEDTGSFWDWKGARVPW, from the coding sequence ATGCGGGCGCTGGTGCTGGGCGCCTCGGGCGGGATCGGGGCGGCGCTGGTCGCGCGGCTGCAGGCGCAGGGGGCCGAGGTCACCGCGCTGTCGCGCAGCCGCGACGGGCTGGACCTGACGCGGGCGGACACGGTGGCGGGTCACGCCGCCCGGCTGGAGGGGCAGGCGTTCGACCTGATCGTGAACACCACCGGCGCGCTGGTCATCGACGGCCACGGCCCCGAGAAATCCATGGACGCCGTCGATCCGCAGGCGATGGCCGCGCAATTCGCGCTGAATGCCATCGGCCCGGCGCTGGCGATCCGTCATTTCGCGCCGCTGCTGGCGCGGGACCGGCGGGCGGTGATGGCGTCGCTGTCGGCGCGGGTGGGCTCCATCGGCGACAACGATCTGGGGGGCTGGGTGTCCTATCGCGCGGCCAAGGCTGCGCAGAACCAGATCATCCGCACCGCGGCCATCGAATACCGCCGCCGCAACCGCCATGCGATCCTTGTGGCGCTGCATCCGGGCACGGTCGAGACGCCGCTGACCGCGAAATACGCCGCCCGCTATCCGACCATCACCCCCGATCGCAGCGCCGAGGCGCTGCTGGCGGTGATCGACGGGCTGACGCCCGAGGACACGGGCAGCTTCTGGGACTGGAAGGGCGCGCGGGTGCCGTGGTGA